The following coding sequences lie in one Brachionichthys hirsutus isolate HB-005 chromosome 15, CSIRO-AGI_Bhir_v1, whole genome shotgun sequence genomic window:
- the LOC137904995 gene encoding sodium- and chloride-dependent betaine transporter-like — protein MSRQRSRAEGSSERGQWASKREYVLVVAGSVVGLGNVWRFPYLCYKNGGGAFLVPYGLLAVACGIPLFLLETSVGQYTQEGFITSWRRLCPLAQGIGIGQLIISLCFFIYILIEAWALFYLVFSFRARLPWATCDNTWNTDYCFGLRNFNSSDGTANRTKGASAATEFWERRMLGMSGGIEELGGVRWELALCLLACWVFCYFCIWKGVKSSGKVAYFTATFPYVMLLILLIRGVTLPGASEGIYYYLYPDINRLADLQVWIEAGSQIYFSYSLTAGTLNVLGSYNDYNNNCYRDCFYLCLLNSGTSFVAGFVVFSVLGFMAQEQGVAVDTVTESGPGLAFIAYPQAAALMPLPQFWTACFFLMLVLLTIDTHFVIVESFITSVSDLFPKRLRAPVNHEIFVLIICISSFLTHLTLVTEGGIYVFQLLDFYGSTRVCQNFMAICQCVAVGWIVGADRFSSIIEDMTGQRPAPFFRFCWRFTIPLLSLISLVVYLADYKHLRINGYVYPDWAYAVGWAMTLSSVVMVPLWAAGLMCFTAGTFRQRLSVLCRPVERPVCQRGEMKEEEIDQLTNPPTQSSPS, from the exons ATGAGCAGACAACGAAGCAGAGCAGAAGGTTCGAGTGAGAGAGGCCAGTGGGCGAGTAAAAGAGAGTACGTCCTGGTGGTGGCAGGAAGCGTCGTCGGACTGGGCAACGTGTGGAGGTTCCCTTACCTCTGCTACAAGAACGGCGGAG GAGCCTTTCTGGTTCCGTACGGTCTGCTGGCCGTGGCTTGTGGGATCCCTCTGTTCCTATTGGAGACCTCCGTTGGTCAGTACACCCAGGAAGGGTTCATCACCTCCTGGCGGAGGCTGTGTCCGCTGGCCCAAG GCATCGGAATCGGGCAACTCATAATTTCACTTTGCTTCTTCATCTACATTCTGATCGAGGCCTGGGCTCTGTTCTACCTGGTGTTCTCCTTCAGAGCCCGCCTCCCCTGGGCCACCTGCGACAACACCTGGAACACAG ATTACTGCTTTGGACTCCGGAATTTCAATTCCTCCGATGGAACGGCGAATCGGACCAAAGGCGCGTCCGCGGCAACGGAATTCTGGGA GCGGAGGATGCTGGGCATGTCCGGAGGCATCGAGGAGCTGGGCGGCGTCCGGTGGGAGCTGGCCTTGTGTCTCCTGGCCTGCTGGGTGTTCTGCTACTTCTGCATCTGGAAAGGAGTCAAGTCCTCCGGAAAG GTAGCATATTTCACAGCCACGTTCCCCTACGTgatgctcctcatcctcctcatcagagGCGTGACTCTACCTGGAGCTTCAGAAGGGATCTACTACTACCTGTACCCGGACATAAACCGCCTGGCTGACCTCCAG GTCTGGATAGAAGCAGGATCCCAAATATATTTCTCCTACAGTCTGACTGCAGGAACTCTAAATGTCCTGGGCAGCTACAACgactacaacaacaactgctACAG GGATTGCTTTTATCTCTGCCTGCTGAACAGCGGAACCAGTTTCGTCGCTGGATTCGTCGTCTTCTCTGTTCTTGGATTCATGGCTCAGGAACAGGGAGTCGCTGTCGACACCGTGACCGAGTCAG gtccggGCTTGGCCTTCATCGCTTACCCTCAGGCTGCAGCTCTGATGCCGCTACCACAGTTCTGGACCGCCTGCTTCTTCCTGATGCTGGTCCTGCTGACCATCGACACGCAC TTCGTGATTGTGGAGAGTTTCATCACCTCAGTGAGCGACTTGTTTCCCAAGCGGCTTCGTGCACCGGTGAATCACGAGATCTTCGTCCTCATCATCTGCATCTCCAGCTTCCTCACGCATCTCACTTTGGTCACTGAG GGAGGAATTTACGTGTTCCAACTCCTTGACTTCTACGGTTCGACCAGAGTCTGCCAGAACTTCATGGCTATTTGTCAATGCGTGGCCGTAGGCTGGATAGTCG GTGCTGACCGTTTTTCGAGCATCATCGAGGACATGACTGGACAGAGGCCCGCGCCCTTCTTCAGATTCTGCTGGAGATTCACCATTCCTCTGCTGTCACTG ATTTCTTTGGTCGTGTATTTGGCCGATTACAAACATCTCAGGATCAATGGCTACGTCTACCCCGACTGGGCCTATGCTGTCGGATGGGCCATGACCCTCTCCTCCGTTGTCATGGTACCGCTGTGGGCAGCTGGACTGATGTGTTTTACAGCAGGAACCTTCAGACAG CGGTTGTCCGTCCTTTGTCGTCCTGTTGAACGTCCAGTCTGCCAGAGGGGggaaatgaaagaggaagaaatcGACCAACTCACAAATCCTCCGACACAATCGTCACCGTCTTAA
- the LOC137904994 gene encoding sodium- and chloride-dependent GABA transporter 3-like: MNKKRRQKEEQRRDEGRGEWASKREYLLVAAGNVVGLGNVWRFPYLCYKNGGGAFLVPYGLFAVFIGVPMFLLETSVGQYTQEGSITCWNKLCPLAKGIGIGKCIIIVWGSIYILIEAWALFYLAFSFRARLPWATCNNTWNTADCLDLQTFNSSNVTSNQTKGTSAAAEFWERRMLGTSGGIEELGGVRWELALCLLIAWIFCYLSIWKGVKSSGKAAYFTATFPYLMLLILLIRGVTLPGASEGIYYYLYPDINRLADLQVWIEAAIQISFSYSLTSGSLIVLSSYNDYNNNCYRDCFYLCLLNSGTSFVAGFVVFSVLGFMAQEQGVAVDTVTESGPGLAFIAYPQAAALMPLPQFWTVCFFLMLILLAVDSHFVLMESFTTSVSDAFPTFLRAPVKHEIFVLVCCTSICLLNLPLVTEGGIYIFQLIEFYGVTRVCMNVIAVSECLAVGWIFGADRLSDVIEDMTGHRPSAFFTLCWKFIIPLWSLSSFILYLVDYQHLTFNGYVYPDWAYGLGWTMTLSSVAMVPLWAAGLMCLTPGTFRQRLSVLCRPAEGPARKRNEVGEEGTAVDLMTSAFTT; the protein is encoded by the exons atgaacaaaaaaagaagacaaaaggaAGAACAGAGGAGAGATGAAGGCCGAGGAGAGTGGGCGAGTAAAAGAGAATATCTTCTGGTTGCTGCAGGGAATGTCGTCGGCTTGGGGAACGTGTGGAGGTTTCCTTACCTCTGCTACAAGAACGGTGGAG GTGCCTTTCTGGTTCCATATGGCCTGTTTGCTGTATTTATTGGGGTACCCATGTTCCTTCTTGAGACCTCGGTGGGTCAGTACACCCAGGAAGGATCCATCACCTGCTGGAACAAGTTGTGTCCGCTGGCAAAAG GAATCGGCATCGGAAAATGTATCATTATAGTCTGGGGTTCCATATACATCTTAATCGAAGCCTGGGCTCTCTTCTACCTGGCGTTCTCCTTCAGAGCCCGGCTCCCCTGGGCCACCTGCAACAACACCTGGAACACAG CCGACTGCCTTGACCTCCAGACGTTTAATTCATCTAACGTGACTTCAAATCAGACCAAAGGGACTTCTGCAGCCGCCGAGTTCTGGGA GCGGAGGATGCTGGGCACGTCCGGAGGCATCGAGGAGCTGGGCGGCGTCCGGTGGGAGCTGGCCTTGTGTCTCCTGATTGCTTGGATCTTCTGTTACTTGAGCATCTGGAAAGGAGTCAAGTCCTCTGGAAAG GCAGCATATTTCACAGCCACGTTCCCCTACCTgatgctcctcatcctcctcatcagagGCGTGACTCTACCTGGAGCTTCAGAAGGGATCTACTACTACCTGTACCCGGACATAAACCGCCTGGCGGACCTCCAG GTCTGGATAGAAGCAGCAATTCAAATCTCCTTCTCCTACAGCCTCACTTCAGGGTCATTGATTGTCCTCAGCAGCTACAACgactacaacaacaactgctACAG GGATTGCttttatctctgtctcctgaACAGCGGGACCAGTTTCGTCGCTGGATTCGTCGTCTTCTCTGTTCTTGGATTCATGGCTCAGGAACAGGGAGTCGCTGTCGACACCGTGACTGAGTCAG gtccggGCTTGGCCTTCATTGCTTACCCTCAGGCTGCGGCTCTGATGCCGCTACCACAGTTCTGGACCGTCTGCTTCTTCCTCATGCTGATTCTATTGGCTGTCGACTCtcat TTTGTGTTGATGGAGAGCTTTACCACCTCAGTGAGCGACGCGTTTCCGACGTTCCTCCGTGCACCGGTGAAGCACGAGATCTTTGTCCTCGTCTGCTGCACATCCATCTGTCTCCTAAATCTTCCCTTGGTTACTGAG gGAGGAATTTATATTTTCCAGCTTATCGAGTTCTACGGCGTTACAAGGGTCTGCATGAACGTCATCGCTGTTAGTGAATGCTTGGCTGTGGGCTGGATCTTCG GTGCTGATCGCCTCTCTGACGTCATTGAGGACATGACGGGACACAGACCTTCTGCTTTCTTCACGCTGTGCTGGAAATTCATCATTCCTCTGTGGTCACTG AGTTCCTTCATCCTGTACCTGGTCGACTACCAACACCTCACGTTCAATGGCTACGTCTACCCCGACTGGGCGTACGGACTGGGATGGACCATGACCCTGTCCTCCGTTGCCATGGTACCGCTGTGGGCAGCTGGACTGATGTGTTTGACACCAGGAACCTTCAGGCAG CGTTTGTCCGTCCTTTGTCGTCCTGCTGAAGGTCCAGCCCGGAAGCGAAACGAAGTCGGAGAGGAGGGAACAGCGGTTGACCTGATGACGTCTGCGTTTACGACTTAG
- the LOC137904788 gene encoding sodium- and chloride-dependent GABA transporter 3-like → MNRQRRTTKRQRSDEDRGQWASKREYLLVVAGGVVGLGNVWRFPYLCFKNGGGAFLVPYGLFAVFTGIPLFLLETSVGQYTQEGFITCWRKLCPLGKGIGIGQLIISLWNSTYNIIEAWALFYLAFSFRAQPPWATCNNTWNTADCLDLQTFNSSNVTSNQTKGTSAAVEFWERRMLGMSGGIEELGAVRWELALCLLACWVFCYFSIWKGVKSSGKAAYFTATFPYAMLLILLIRGVTLPGASEGIYYYLYPDINRLADLQVWLEAGSQMFFSYSVTGGSLTVLGSYNDNNNNCYRDCFWICLLNSGTSFVAGFVVFSVLGFMAHQQGVTVDTVTESGPGLAFIAYPQATALMPLPQFWTVCFFLMLVLLTVDTHFVTVESLVTSISDWFPKLFRAAVKLEIVVLVVCASIFLLHITMVTEGGIYIFQLVDFYGATRVCQNFMAVCECLAVGWIFGADRFSNIIEEMTGQKPAVFFKICWKFIIPMVSLSSFILYLVDYQHLKINGYVYPDWAYGLGWTMTFSSVAMVPLWAAGLMCLTPGTFRQRLSVLCRPAEDPAWQKREREEERTTVDPMTSSVTTYNICTDNIV, encoded by the exons GCGCCTTTCTGGTTCCATATGGCCTGTTTGCTGTATTTACTGGGATACCTCTGTTCCTACTGGAGACCTCGGTGGGTCAGTACACCCAGGAAGGATTCATCACCTGCTGGAGGAAGCTGTGTCCGCTTGGAAAAG GGATTGGCATTGGACAACTGATCATTTCCCTCTGGAACAGCACCTACAACATAATCGAAGCCTGGGCTCTGTTCTACCTGGCGTTCTCCTtcagagcccagcccccctggGCCACCTGCAACAACACCTGGAACACAG CCGACTGCCTTGACCTCCAGACGTTTAATTCATCTAACGTGACTTCAAATCAGACCAAAGGGACTTCTGCAGCCGTCGAGTTCTGGGA GCGGAGGATGCTGGGCATGTCCGGAGGCATCGAGGAGCTGGGCGCCGTCCGGTGGGAGCTGGCCTTGTGTCTCCTGGCCTGCTGGGTGTTCTGCTACTTCAGCATCTGGAAAGGAGTCAAGTCCTCTGGAAAG GCAGCATATTTCACAGCCACGTTCCCCTACGCgatgctcctcatcctcctcatcagagGCGTGACTCTACCTGGAGCTTCAGAAGGGATCTACTACTACCTGTACCCGGACATAAACCGCCTGGCTGACCTCCAG GTCTGGCTAGAAGCAGGATCCCAGATGTTCTTCTCCTACAGTGTTACAGGAGGGAGTCTGACTGTCCTGGGCAGctacaacgacaacaacaacaactgctacag GGACTGTTTCTGGATCTGTCTGCTGAACAGTGGGACCAGTTTCGTCGCTGGATTTGTCGTCTTCTCTGTTCTTGGATTCATGGCTCACCAACAGGGTGTGACTGTCGACACCGTGACTGAGTCAG gtccCGGCTTGGCCTTCATCGCTTACCCTCAGGCCACAGCTCTGATGCCGCTACCACAGTTCTGGACCGTCTGCTTCTTCCTCATGCTGGTTCTACTGACTGTTGATACTCAT tTTGTCACAGTAGAGAGTTTAGTCACCTCGATAAGTGATTGGTTTCCGAAGCTGTTTCGTGCCGCAGTGAAGCTCGAGATCGTCGTCCTCGTCGTCTGTGcatccatcttcctcctgcATATCACCATGGTTACTGAG GGAGGAATCTATATTTTCCAACTCGTTGATTTTTATGGTGCCACCAGAGTCTGCCAGAACTTCATGGCCGTTTGTGAATGCCTTGCTGTGGGCTGGATCTTTG GTGCTGACCGCTTCTCTAACATCATCGAGGAGATGACGGGACAAAAACCAGCTGTTTTCTTCAAAATCTGCTGGAAATTCATCATTCCCATGGTGTCACTG AGTTCCTTCATCCTGTACCTGGTTGACTACCAACACCTCAAGATCAATGGCTACGTCTACCCCGACTGGGCGTACGGACTGGGATGGACCATGACCTTCTCCTCCGTTGCCATGGTACCGCTGTGGGCAGCTGGACTGATGTGTTTGACACCAGGAACCTTCAGACAG CGTTTGTCCGTCCTTTGTCGTCCTGCTGAAGATCCGGCCTGGcagaagagagaaagggaggaggaaagaacgACCGTTGATCCGATGACATCTTCAGTGACAACTTACAACATCTGCACTGACAACATAGTGTGA